In Torulaspora delbrueckii CBS 1146 chromosome 1, complete genome, one genomic interval encodes:
- the UNG1 gene encoding uracil-DNA glycosylase (similar to Saccharomyces cerevisiae UNG1 (YML021C); ancestral locus Anc_5.555), producing the protein MTVETKRKQSTIEEFFGKSSKKIKVAKESLAAKARTDASVKLDEDLKTTKETVANEIEDTDVADVKEKFKKSLSGYLQTLLAMEIDTIDPSWFVHLKEEFKKPYFVKLKQFVTKEQQEYTVFPPARDVYSWSRLTPFDKVRVVIIGQDPYHNYNQAHGMAFSVRAPTPAPPSLKNIYKELKQNYSDFQIDNQNGDLTPWALQGVLLLNTALTVRAHNANSHSKKGWEVFTKKVVESLIKESEKDGRSLVFLLWGNNATKLVDSLLNASSLPHKKNLKVFKSVHPSPLSASRGFFGNTHFKLINDWLHNERGEKMIDWSVVPGSQLTEVAQANQILEGEKRPSKEVDL; encoded by the coding sequence ATGACTGTTGAAACCAAGAGGAAGCAATCaaccattgaagagttttttggtaaaagctccaagaagatcaaagttGCTAAAGAATCGCTTGCGGCTAAGGCACGAACGGACGCGTCAGTTAAGCTCGATGAAGATCTAAAGACCACCAAGGAGACTGTTGCAAATGAAATTGAGGATACCGATGTTGCAGATGTTAAGGAGAAGTTTAAAAAGTCCCTGAGTGGGTATTTACAGACGCTATTAGCGATGGAAATTGACACGATTGATCCGTCTTGGTTCGTTCACttaaaagaagaattcaagaaaccaTACTTTGTCAAACTCAAACAGTTTGTCACCAAAGAGCAGCAGGAATATACAGTGTTCCCTCCTGCGCGGGACGTCTACTCCTGGAGTAGGCTAACGCCCTTTGACAAGGTCAGAGTCGTGATTATTGGACAGGATCCGTACCATAACTACAACCAGGCACACGGTATGGCTTTTAGTGTTAGGGCTCCAACACCTGCACCGCCTTCACTCAAAAACATATATAAGGAGCTTAAACAGAACTACTCTGACTTCCAAATTGACAATCAGAACGGCGATCTGACGCCTTGGGCGTTACAAGGTGTATTACTGCTAAATACGGCATTGACGGTCAGAGCTCATAATGCCAACTCTCATTCAAAAAAAGGCTGGGAAGTCTTTACGAAGAAGGTGGTTGAATCTCTGATCAAGGAAAGTGAGAAGGATGGCAGAAGTTTAGTTTTCCTGCTATGGGGAAATAATGCGACCAAGCTGGTAGATTCGCTGCTCAATGCATCATCACTCCCACATAAGAAAAACTTGAAAGTGTTCAAATCAGTTCACCCATCACCATTGAGTGCTAGTCGAGGCTTTTTTGGTAACACCCATTTCAAGCTGATTAACGACTGGCTACATAACGAGAGAGGTGAAAAGATGATCGATTGGAGCGTTGTTCCAGGCTCGCAATTGACTGAAGTGGCACAGGCGAATCAAATTCTGGAAGGTGAGAAGAGGCCTTCTAAGGAGGTTGATCTGTGA
- the DOT1 gene encoding histone methyltransferase DOT1 (similar to Saccharomyces cerevisiae DOT1 (YDR440W); ancestral locus Anc_5.556) produces the protein MSVTQKDISGEESSTLYSSPKTTQSDGYSADVAESRLQDTNNGVQQQLKGTRKGRSRALQGLLEEACKYHSQYEYTLPRGFLRNRSQPGKSSQELEEDESIDEKVARPKSTRKRSESVKRNSPSAAGRRKQRSTRSKSTSPSSDSPVPTKIQNENAFEAAGNNGVRHISKNQEVTFVKQDQELFNIPYDMIDIEYLEQNETYKDHPLPSAFLTAKRHQNDISVLTVALKSPLFSNYSEEYHIDFSKDSRIYNPMSELGKLIEYSAIIFLPAAYADTVKKTIIPGLNKAFDTSNDEEFAEVINNYNKILKQVPRGEVIKHLAQRKNVPRSFFHDFLHIVYTRSIHPNFRKLKEYEAFSNYVYGELLPSFLSEVYSQCGMNSESVFMDLGSGVGNCVVQAALEYGCKLSFGCEIMPNASALTELQHEELVKRCNLFGLKLHPVEFSLRRSFVDNRRVDELVPQCDIILVNNFLFDNTMNQKVEGILQKVKTGCKIITLKNLRPFGYTINFENVDSILNRLHVERFELKENSVSWTHRGGEYFISTVLPDMDESLFDPSMRKRNIKRPAHYTR, from the coding sequence ATGAGTGTAACTCAAAAAGATATATCTGGGGAGGAATCCTCAACGTTATATTCATCACCAAAGACCACACAATCGGACGGGTATTCTGCAGATGTGGCAGAATCCAGGCTACAGGATACCAACAACGGGGTTCAACAGCAGTTGAAAGGGACTAGGAAGGGAAGAAGTCGTGCTTTGCAAGGATTGCTTGAGGAAGCATGTAAGTATCACTCACAGTATGAATACACTTTGCCCAGAGGGTTCCTAAGGAACAGGAGCCAACCTGGAAAATCATCACAGGAACTTGAGGAGGATGAGTCTATTGATGAGAAAGTCGCAAGACCGAAAAGTACTAGGAAACGGTCAGAATCGGTCAAGAGAAACAGTCCCTCAGCTGCTGGAAGGAGAAAACAAAGGAGTACAAGAAGTAAGTCAACTAGCCCCTCGAGTGATTCTCCCGTACCTACGAAAATTCAGAATGAGAACGCCTTCGAGGCAGCAGGTAATAATGGCGTACGTCACATCTCTAAGAACCAGGAAGTAACTTTTGTCAAGCAAGATCAGGAACTCTTTAATATTCCTTACGATATGATTGACATTGAATACTTGGAGCAAAATGAGACATACAAAGATCATCCACTGCCCTCTGCATTTTTGACTGCTAAGAGACATCAGAATGATATAAGCGTCCTAACAGTGGCATTGAAATCTCCTTTGTTCTCAAATTACTCTGAGGAATACCATATAGACTTTTCGAAAGATAGTCGAATTTACAACCCAATGAGCGAGTTGGGCAAGTTGATTGAATATTCGGCAATCATTTTCCTACCAGCAGCTTATGCTGATACAGTGAAAAAAACCATCATCCCCGGTTTAAACAAGGCATTTGATACTTCAAATGACGAAGAGTTTGCCGAGGTCATTAACAATTACAATAAAATACTCAAGCAAGTACCGCGAGGTGAAGTGATTAAACACTTGGCACAACGAAAGAACGTTCCTCGTTCTTTTTTTCATGATTTTCTACACATTGTCTACACAAGAAGCATACACCCCAACTTTAGAAAACTGAAGGAGTACGAAGCATTCAGCAATTATGTTTATGGGGAATTGCTGCCTTCATTTTTATCAGAAGTTTACTCGCAATGCGGTATGAACTCTGAATCGGTCTTCATGGATCTCGGATCCGGTGTGGGTAACTGTGTGGTTCAAGCTGCATTAGAATACGGTTGCAAGTTAAGTTTTGGCTGTGAAATCATGCCAAATGCGAGTGCTTTGACCGAACTACAACATGAAGAGCTTGTTAAACGGTGCAACTTATTCGGTTTGAAACTACATCCCGTGGAATTCTCCTTGAGGAGAAGCTTTGTTGATAATAGACGAGTGGATGAACTGGTACCACAGTGCGACATTATCCTTGTGAATAATTTTCTTTTCGATAATACTATGAACCAGAAGGTTGAAGGCATTCTACAAAAGGTGAAAACAGGCTGCAAAATCATAACGTTAAAGAACTTAAGGCCTTTCGGATACACGATAAATTTCGAAAACGTCGACAGCATATTGAACAGACTACACGTTGAAAGGTTcgaattgaaagagaatAGCGTTTCTTGGACTCATAGAGGTGGTGAATATTTCATTTCAACTGTTCTTCCTGACATGGACGAATCTCTATTCGATCCAAGCATGCGAAAACGGAACATCAAGAGACCTGCTCATTATACTCGCTGA